The Aedes aegypti strain LVP_AGWG chromosome 1, AaegL5.0 Primary Assembly, whole genome shotgun sequence sequence atagcttaccaaagttggtcattttgtatggaaaatcgaaaaagttgcaaatgttttgtccaatactgtaataattttatcttcttcttcttctgcttggcattacgtcctcactgggacagagcctgctcttcagcttagtgtttttatgagcacttccacagttattaactgagagctttctttgccaaagttgccattttcgcattcgtatatcgtgtggcaggtacgattatacttactctatgcccagggaagtcaaggaaatttccattacgaaaagatcctgggccgaccgggaatcgaacccagacaccttcagcatggctttgctttgtagccgcggactctaaccactcggctaaggaaggccccatatttattttatataatattatttaaaaaaaaatgataatcaaGTAGCGGAATGTGTTTAAAATTGACTTATTTTGCAGGAATTAGTAAAATTGTTGTTGCGGTCAATCAATATCCGAGGAAACACATCCttcttttttcacaaattttcagcTGAGCATGGTAAGTAGGTGACTCAGGATTTTCTGAGCATCTACTCAGCTTTTGCCACTTTATTCATACGGATTCGGATGTTCGAAAAGTAAATGCTCaaatgctcagttttatcataccgacttgagtaaatgctcaagaaaatgatTTGACAGGTGGATTTGAGTAAAGTAAAAGCGTttgctcagtttattcatacgacctaatAACACAACAAATTGACAGCTGAGCCAACACGACGACGACGTTGCAAATGTTTCCTTCGGTTTCGTTTGAGCAAAACAAggagagaaatattttttttggctTTTTTCACACACACGGTGACAGTTTCTTACGAGGTTTTCTGTTAGTTAGAGTACATTGTGAAATCTCTTTTATCTTGTCGCACTGTTGTCATTATGCGAAATTACCGTCCCGTTCCATTCTCAGGaacaaacttattttttttattgtttttaacataaaattttgaCACTATTAATCAAAACCAAGACTCAAGCCGATATATTTCATGAATGGtccatttaaaataatttgaacattTGTGAACTGAACGCTGAATACCTTATTTTAATATAATAATTCTTAATATATCATTGGCCCTTATTTGGTACATCCACTGTAGGATTGTTTACTCTACTGAGTCACCATCTATCGGAGTTCAATGGAACGTTCAGTACTTTCCATCAGTTTCCGTTAGAGGTGAGAAAAGTCAAAAGCGCCTCTCTCGTCGAAACGTGTCAAATGCCGATGTATTTAATCCATTCTTCAGCCCATCTCTCCATCGATCGGCAGAAGTGGTCGAGGAGAGCAAATGTGTGGTCAATGAGAAATGAAGATAATGCAGAAGGCCAAAGAAGAGTGTGATCAACGCTATGAGAATGGAGGCGCCTTGTTGCCCAGCATGCCTCTCATCTTTCATCAATGGCCCGAGCGGCCCGAGTGGATGGATGAATATGGCCGAGAGGCACGTGGTGTGTGTTCGCTACGGTTCGAAAACGTCGCTTGAAGATAAAGGTAGaatttgtgagaattttccttACCTGGGCATTCTGCgccaagagagagagagaaagagatTGAGAGCCAATCTGAAGAAGAATGATAGATACGAAGAGAAGATCGCGATCGAAAAGAGCCGTTTGCCGCTAGTCAAACGATCGCGAACCATCGACGAGAAAGCAACGTTGAGAAGCGCGCTCGAGTGACGATCGACCCGCGAGATCAAGTTTTGTTTTAAGTTAACCAGACACTAGGATTGTGTTGAGATTCTGCTTTGTGTTGGGAGGGCAACTTCTTTCCAGAAAGGTGCACCACAGGTGAATTTTGGATGGATCGAGTTTTGTTTTTGGGGTTGCAGTTGGCGAGATCAGTGCGTGATACAGAGTTTGTGAATTTCACGGCGGTTGAGAAGTGATCGATTAGGTGGAAATGCGATCATTTTGGGACTTCCTGTAAGCTGGACGGGAAAGGAATTTTGACTTTTCCTTTGCGTACGCGTGAGAGTACGTCTGAGTTCAGCATCGCTGGAGTGGATTGTTGGTCTGTGTTGGTGCTGGTGGCTGGATCGAGCCTACAAGTATCTACCAATACTGGCTGAGAAAGGTGACCACAACAATCAACACCAATACCAGCGTGGTGTACTAGTGATCGATAATGCGTGATCGTGATGTTTATACAAACATACCGTGGGAAAATGTGAAAGATTTGGGATCAAATTGGGGAAATATGATCATTTGAGCGACATTTATATAGAAGGTAGTTAAGAGCACATTGAAAATCGTTTGAATGATCAAAGATATTCTAAGAAAATTTCATACCTGGTCTATCGACGATCAGTTTCAAATTCGATGATCATTCGCATTCCACCGGTCTAACGACGGCACCTCCACTGTATTGGTAAACTCTTCAACACTGCGTTATTCCGCTGTGGATGAGAGACCATTCACCATATTATTAAATGCGCAAGTTGATTTGTTTACATATTAATTACTCCCGGAGAAGAGGAAACCGATCGTCAAGTAGCGTTCGAAGATCGATCCGTGTGCGATCACGCAGCGATTTGTTTACTTTTCGACGGGGTATTTTCGCTAGTCCCGAGTACCTCAAGTGATCGTGAAAGATTTTACCTCTCATGACATTCCGTAGATATCAGCGCGATCGCGCGAAACGATCACTCGTTGCGGTGTCGACCTTGCCCTATAGAGTCGTACTGTCGCTAGAAGTCAAAACACACTGATCTCGTCAGACTTGCTGGGGACGACACAAGTGGATTCATTCATAAGGCAGACACACTGCAGTCGTTAGCGAGGCGCTTATCGACTTCCGCTCATCGTTGATCTTTTCCACAGAAAGACTATACTACTGGGGATTGTCGTATTGCCGGACGTCATGCTGGAAGGAAGGAAGATTCTGGTGGTATGGCTAGGCGCGGCCGTGGGGCTGATCTGTTTGGCCCAGTTTGCCTACTCGTGCAACGAGATGGTCTGCGCCAGTATAGTGTCCAAGTGTATGCTGACGCAGAGCTGCAAGTGCGACATGAAGAACTGCTCCTGCTGTAAGGAGTGCTCCGAGTGCTTGAGCTATCTGTATACCGAGTGCTGCAGCTGTTTGGAGATGTGCCCGAAGCCGAACGAAACTACGAACGAGCTGAGCAAGCAGTCCCATGTGGAAGAGCTGGAGGGCTTCCCGAATCTGTTCAACGTGCTGACCTCGGAGGAGGATCCGGAGGAGCGCTGGAGGATCTTCACGTTTCCGATCGATCTGGACGCGGCGATGTACGGGTCGAATGCCGAGACCGGGATGAAGTACTTGATGCGTGAGTATTTGTTGGAGTCGACTGGAGtattaacatttttcaaatatctaGATAAGTTTCGTATACTCCTCTAGCATAAACTTTAAGTGAATGCggcattcacaaattacgtaacgctctagggggaggggggagtagacccaagcgttacggctcatacaaaaaattgaaatttttcatacaaaaagcgttgcggagggggggagggggtcaaaaatttccaattttagcgttacgtaataaatggacgctgccttagcaGCGCTGCCGCTAGAATCTATGAGCCATTTCACGAggcgtttcggaacagctgatcgccgcaacggcaggacctgggattaaatccagcgtgattttcaacaacgcctcatcttaccaaacgaggacatggagaaaatgacaaaaatgagatccaaaaatgttcgttactgcaacattacacctagttattgtatcagctacctctttgttacccatattgcacaaaaaaaagcacttttgtgatcagaaatattttaataattattctccatttaagttttcgcctggatgaaaagctacgctagaaatgcgcacagtcatcaaccatcatcatcgcgaaaactgacgacgatgattgaaaaatcccaggtctcctgtcatttgaccaggcttcgtaaaatggcttattgaaGGCTGTGAAATTGAACTGCTGACAAcacaagcacagacaaacagacatcacACTCTCAccgttgtccatcgaccacctttttgacggtcgattcaaatatattgtaggtgATCAATCCACCACCGGCAGCGCtagcatcgtttttgttcgtgtttgacgtttaaacactaccgccatctgttggtccaccGGCCAAATACACcattttttagcattgggcgtacatgctctctcgactatgattttgatcgctatttgttctaagtgttacgtgtGTTTGTCTGAGACACAAGCGACTTGTTTCTAAGCAGCGTGTTGTGTTAATCATTGGTGTGGTGAATATAAACATCTAGATATTTTTATTCACCACTGTCATTATCATTGGAACTTTACGATAACAGCGCCCTCAATGTAGTAGGCATGGATTTTTATCATGATTCTAAGTAGGCCATGCTAGGATGCAAACGAAGATAAATGCCATTCCAATGCTAGCAGTCAGCTGCTTCCAGTTATCTATATTCAAGTTAtaacaatgcactatggtccaggaatcagttttacgcggaaagatgcattttgagctttagaatgaaacattagacaaaaacggtcttctacaaagttgtttgtattagtaaggtcctttgtttggtgttatttaaaattagggtggaccacatcttcatagaaattgtgtaactaactttcttatttgtagaaattatactatacatgcttcagcaaagttgtagaccattcaatttcaagcaactttgccaaaaaaagttttttcatatctcttaaattgaccgatttagagctattttactacggtgacatagggtggtccgaacaaaattggttttctggctctagagttttcaatttaaatttctcatcaaagtagtctatgaaacacttttagagctttgaaaaatgcgtagtttggtgagtgaagaaactcgctatctctttccgtttgggagttattattgtttttctctcaaaaacatgcctacttcgattgtgaatatttctgattggggcaaacataaaaaatatcttttgacggcattcaaaagacaaaataaaattgtaaattataccaaaaaattacagatgtgttatttttgtaactctaataaaacaccttgaaaatcaaatattttttatcataaaaactttaataacttttgaactaaaatagatatcagcaatatttttgcatgaaaatttgcgttttgttaagttctaaaagtcgttcatagatgactttgacgagaaactaatattaaaaacactaaaattgaaaaactgatttttgttggaccacctcttgatgattaggaaaaaatgctctagattggtcaaattttgagctacactaaaactttttttggcaaagttggtcaaaattccaagttctaccgctttgcctaagagtatataccagtatttttgcaaataaaaaagttgattatatgatttgtgtgaaattgtggaccaccctagttttgaatgactcagtatgaaa is a genomic window containing:
- the LOC5572113 gene encoding protein twisted gastrulation encodes the protein MLEGRKILVVWLGAAVGLICLAQFAYSCNEMVCASIVSKCMLTQSCKCDMKNCSCCKECSECLSYLYTECCSCLEMCPKPNETTNELSKQSHVEELEGFPNLFNVLTSEEDPEERWRIFTFPIDLDAAMYGSNAETGMKYLMHSSDNDLKPRLDTPSKMTVNCTVAYMAQCMSWNKCKESCITMGATSYRWFHDGCCECVGQTCINYGINDSRCRECPENKDLDLDDIPNEDELDYGDGVGPLDNGGVESTNI